One part of the Solea solea chromosome 1, fSolSol10.1, whole genome shotgun sequence genome encodes these proteins:
- the prdx1 gene encoding peroxiredoxin-1: MAAGNAKIGKLAPDFTAKAVMPNGQFQDVKLSDYRGKYVVFFFYPLDFTFVCPTEIIAFSDAAEQFRKIDCEVIAASVDSHFSHFAWTNTPRKQGGLGPMKIPMVSDTCRTISTDYGVLKEDEGIAYRGLFIIDDKGILRQITINDLPVGRSVEETLRLVQAFQFTDKNGEVCPAGWKPGKDTIKPDVQKSKDFFSKQ, encoded by the exons ATGGCAGCAGGCAACGCTAAAATTGGAAAGCTGGCCCCAGATTTCACAGCCAAAGCAGTAATGCCAAACGGACAGTTCCAGGATGTGAagctctcagactacagag GGAAAtatgttgtctttttcttctatCCACTGGACTTCACCTTTGTGTGTCCAACCGAAATCATCGCTTTCAGTGATGCTGCTGAACAATTTAGAAAAATCGACTGCGAAGTCATTGCCGCTTCTGTGGACTCTCACTTTTCCCATTTCGCGTG GACTAACACACCACGTAAGCAGGGAGGCCTGGGACCCATGAAGATTCCTATGGTTTCTGATACATGCCGCACCATCTCCACAGATTATGGCGTCTTGAAGGAAGACGAGGGAATTGCCTACAG AGGTCTGTTCATCATTGATGACAAGGGCATCCTGAGACAGATCACCATCAATGACCTGCCAGTTGGACGGTCTGTTGAGGAAACCTTGCGTTTGGTCCAAGCTTTTCAGTTCACTGACAAAAATGGAGAAG TCTGCCCAGCCGGATGGAAACCAGGAAAGGACACGATCAAGCCTGACGTCCAGAAGAGCAAAGACTTCTTCTCCAAGCAGTAA